The following proteins are co-located in the Malassezia restricta chromosome II, complete sequence genome:
- a CDS encoding PHD finger domain protein, which translates to MDVTPPIVDLSHHGEGPAAARKEKTRVAAPHLPSTEILPSNGLAALYDPVPLPLPKSSASAPRRTSRASRKRMRTEEAIEQQASKSSSTSSAADLAALGVTPRATEDELEALNNDFCDTCHGHGRFICCDGCPRSFHFACVCPPLDVDEMPFPNGTLLPHADHAQPHDMRAQRALADDSWFCQVCFSERMLPTRAPEGYGPFGVLLQHLDTQNPRIFALPDDIRTYYKGVGTGPDGVYMDTIAQRPVKLSRQGFAEDRDPYQLRDKHGAAVLCFRCGQSALPDGPTAAQGGASHGRRMLSCDFCTLHWHLDCVDPPLTGMPPATRRWRCPAHNTPGRPRMRIPRAPQHTRTIQVAPGAPLPATGDAYVHIVPDPHDKFFDPETGAGRAKPYEDVTLDTDHIRTRYRIPEKTIRLAFWTAITRQWRRQQPPTPSAPAPTSSPRVSYPPLDTLVDVAVSQNEPLEFVPTPTGEVHAEYATATRASLQPDALPYVPSQRSSYEGNERPSGQVPSTYLYPREIRELRDLKRTVEMLGGFERVRGLLEKVASHE; encoded by the coding sequence ATGGACGTGACGCCGCCGATCGTGGACTTGAGCCACCATGGTGAAGGGCCCGCCGCTGCACGAAAGGAAAAGACACGCGTAGCAGCGCCTCACTTGCCGTCGACGGAGATTTTGCCGTCCAATGGCCTCGCGGCCCTCTATGAtcctgtgccgctgccgctgccgaaAAGCTCAGCGTCCGCCccgcgccgcacgtcgcgtgCATCCCGAAAACGTATGCGCACAGAAGAGGCCATCGAGCAGCAAGCAtccaagtcgtcgtcgacgtcgtcggctGCTGACCTGGCAGCTCTGGGTGTCACGCCCAGAGCGACGGAGGACGAACTCGAGGCTCTGAACAACGACTTTTGCGACACGTGTCATGGCCATGGACGATTCATATGCTGTGATGGATGCCCGCGCAGCTTTCATTTTGCGTGCGTGTGTccgccgctcgacgtgGACGAAATGCCCTTCCCGAACGGCACGCTCTTACCACACGCTGACCATGCTCAACCTCATGACATGCGGGCTCAACGCGCGCTGGCGGACGACAGCTGGTTTTGCCAGGTGTGCTTCTCCGAGCGCATGCTACCGACTCGTGCGCCTGAGGGGTATGGACCCTTTGGTGTGCTCctccagcaccttgacACACAAAACCCGCGCATATTTGCTCTTCCCGACGACATTCGCACATACTACAAGGGCGTCGGAACAGGGCCGGATGGTGTGTACATGGACACCATCGCGCAGCGGCCTGTAAAGCTCAGTCGGCAAGGATTTGCAGAAGATCGCGACCCGTACCAGCTGCGAGACAAGCATGGCGCAGCGGTCTTGTGCTTCCGATGCGGACAAAGCGCCCTGCCTGACGGTCCTACTGCTGCACAGggcggtgcatcgcatgGCCGCCGCATGCTGAGCTGCGACTTTTGCACCCTGCACTGGCACCTCGACTGTGTCGACCCGCCCTTGACTGGCATGCCGCCAGCTACGCGCCGCTGGCGATGTCCGGCACACAACACACCAGGTCGTCCACGCATGCGCATACCCCGAGCTCCGCAGCACACACGCACTATTCAGGTCGCCCCCGGAGCACCACTGCCTGCGACAGGCGATGCCTATGTACACATTGTGCCGGATCCTCATGACAAGTTCTTTGACCCTGAGACTGGTGCAGGGCGTGCAAAGCCATACGAGGACGTGACGCTAGATACGGACCACATACGCACACGCTACAGGATTCCCGAAAAAACCATCCGCCTCGCATTTTGGACTGCCATTACACGTCAATGGCGGCGGCAACAACCGCCCACGCCCTCAGCACCTGCTCCTACAAGCTCGCCCCGTGTCAGTTACCCACCCTTGGATACACTTGTCGATGTGGCCGTCAGTCAAAACGAGCCCTTGGAATTCGTGCCGACACCCACAGGCGAGGTACATGCGGAGTACGCGACTGCGACGCGAGCCTCTCTCCAGCCAGATGCATTGCCGTATGTGCCCAGTCAGCGGTCCTCCTACGAAGGGAACGAGCGCCCATCAGGGCAGGTTCCCAGCACGTACCTCTACCCACGGGAAATccgcgagctgcgtgacCTCAAACGCACCGTCGAAATGCTGGGTGGattcgagcgcgtgcgtggcctgcTGGAAAAGGTGGCGTCGCATGAATAG